A DNA window from Paenibacillus sp. HWE-109 contains the following coding sequences:
- a CDS encoding saccharopine dehydrogenase family protein, whose protein sequence is MKNRIVVVGGYGHVGKTICRELGAQYPRLVYAAGRNLASAEKFSRETGGSVLPMQLDIGQEVAASVFDQVKLVIMCLDQTDTAFVRACFRSGTHYIDVSADGRFLNQVEYWTAEAEANDATAVLSVGLAPGLTNLLARQTHNLLDHTKSLELAIMLGLGDQHGKAAIEWTVDNLSVNFPITQNARQITVDSFTDGKTIDFGAHLGRKRAYRFPFSDQQTLPRTLNVPSVSTRLCFDSKLATAFMAGLRATGTFRFLKFKGIRNATVRGFSKLHFGVDKFALKVEAHGEKGGKQTTVACLLQGSDQSQMTARVASYVADAVYSSKFPHGVYHIDQLFELTSLSDKVLKDAHIEMFVNGESAIQAY, encoded by the coding sequence ATGAAAAATAGAATAGTCGTTGTAGGCGGATATGGGCATGTCGGAAAAACCATTTGCAGAGAATTAGGCGCCCAATACCCACGTCTCGTGTATGCCGCAGGCAGAAATCTTGCAAGCGCAGAGAAATTCAGCAGAGAAACTGGCGGCAGCGTTCTGCCCATGCAATTGGATATCGGACAAGAGGTGGCTGCCAGCGTCTTCGATCAGGTTAAACTTGTCATCATGTGCTTGGATCAGACCGATACGGCTTTTGTTCGTGCTTGTTTTCGCAGCGGCACGCATTATATCGATGTTTCGGCCGATGGCCGCTTTTTGAACCAAGTTGAGTATTGGACGGCCGAAGCTGAGGCGAACGATGCAACAGCGGTTCTGAGCGTCGGGCTTGCGCCCGGATTAACAAATCTGCTAGCTCGGCAAACGCACAACTTATTGGATCACACCAAATCCCTTGAACTGGCTATTATGCTTGGTCTTGGGGATCAGCATGGCAAAGCAGCCATTGAATGGACGGTGGATAATCTGAGTGTTAACTTTCCCATTACGCAGAATGCCCGTCAAATAACCGTGGATAGCTTTACAGACGGGAAAACAATAGATTTCGGGGCGCATTTAGGGCGTAAGAGAGCCTATCGCTTCCCATTTTCAGACCAACAAACACTGCCGCGTACGCTAAATGTTCCATCGGTATCCACACGTCTTTGTTTTGACTCCAAATTAGCTACAGCGTTTATGGCAGGATTGCGCGCAACGGGTACTTTCCGTTTTCTAAAGTTCAAAGGAATTCGGAACGCCACAGTGCGCGGCTTCAGCAAGCTGCATTTTGGAGTGGATAAATTTGCCCTGAAGGTAGAAGCACATGGTGAAAAAGGCGGCAAGCAAACTACGGTTGCATGCTTGCTGCAAGGCAGTGATCAATCTCAGATGACTGCTCGTGTAGCGAGTTATGTAGCGGACGCTGTCTATAGCAGCAAATTCCCGCATGGTGTTTATCATATTGACCAGTTGTTTGAACTTACAAGTTTGTCTGACAAGGTACTGAAGGACGCCCATATAGAAATGTTTGTGAATGGAGAGAGTGCCATACAAGCATACTAA
- a CDS encoding class I SAM-dependent methyltransferase produces MTNMKKAMSWDDPDVARYEETIALKIPGYLHLYDMTDRLIAAHLENVASAELLVIGAGGGQELVTFGKRHEAWNMTGIDPSSRMLEIAKLRVERAALKQQITYVQGTIEQLEARPLFDAATCLLVLHFVKGLAQKQELLHRIVERLKPGSPICLAAINGEPGSAAFQIQMKAWKSHMLDKGISLEVWERFAASVGYETEPVSSSVLHELLFEAGFKQATRYFGSYLIEGWMAFR; encoded by the coding sequence ATGACGAATATGAAAAAAGCAATGAGCTGGGATGATCCCGACGTAGCTCGCTATGAAGAAACTATCGCTTTAAAAATACCCGGCTATCTCCATTTGTACGATATGACGGATCGCCTGATAGCCGCACACTTGGAGAATGTCGCATCTGCTGAACTGCTCGTTATCGGGGCAGGCGGTGGGCAGGAATTGGTGACATTCGGCAAGCGCCATGAAGCTTGGAATATGACAGGCATTGATCCGTCTTCGCGCATGTTGGAAATTGCCAAGCTGCGGGTAGAACGAGCGGCGCTCAAACAGCAGATCACTTACGTCCAAGGGACAATTGAACAGCTTGAAGCGCGTCCACTGTTCGATGCGGCAACTTGTTTGCTCGTGCTTCATTTTGTCAAAGGATTGGCGCAGAAACAAGAGTTGCTTCATCGAATCGTCGAGCGGCTTAAACCCGGATCGCCGATTTGCCTGGCAGCGATTAATGGGGAACCGGGCTCAGCTGCTTTCCAAATCCAAATGAAAGCCTGGAAAAGCCATATGCTTGATAAGGGGATTTCGCTAGAGGTTTGGGAGCGTTTTGCAGCTTCCGTTGGTTACGAAACGGAGCCTGTATCCTCATCGGTTCTTCATGAACTGTTGTTCGAGGCAGGATTTAAACAAGCAACCCGATATTTCGGCTCCTATTTGATCGAGGGATGGATGGCCTTCCGATGA
- a CDS encoding GntR family transcriptional regulator → MEFNQKVPIYTQIIDDIKIKFINGTYQSGQEIPSRRELAKKLGVNPNTIQRAYREMEDMKLIVTARGQGSFMTSDAKILEALREEALNDAVSQSIEMLRSFGKSDEDILNTMKKYMKGEKSQ, encoded by the coding sequence ATGGAATTCAATCAAAAGGTACCGATTTATACCCAAATTATCGATGATATCAAAATAAAGTTCATCAACGGAACGTATCAATCGGGTCAGGAAATTCCCTCACGGCGCGAGCTTGCCAAAAAATTGGGGGTCAACCCGAATACGATCCAGAGAGCCTACAGGGAAATGGAGGACATGAAATTGATTGTAACGGCAAGAGGGCAGGGAAGTTTTATGACCAGCGATGCCAAAATTTTGGAAGCGTTAAGGGAAGAAGCATTGAACGACGCGGTTAGCCAAAGCATCGAAATGCTACGTTCTTTCGGGAAATCGGATGAGGATATTCTAAATACGATGAAAAAGTATATGAAAGGGGAGAAATCTCAATGA
- a CDS encoding C40 family peptidase produces the protein MKKNRLTKSLLGITLSVSLFASANLMIAPQSAHAASSDSATAATTATASKSGKANLIISAGKQYLGVKYQFGAQKGRTTTFDCSSFTQFVYGKYGINLPRLSKEQSKVGTYVPRNQLQPGDLVFFYSPIHHVGIYIGNGKILHTYGSPGVTISDMNSGWWKDNYKTARRVIN, from the coding sequence ATGAAAAAGAATCGCCTGACTAAATCGCTATTAGGAATCACACTTAGTGTATCCTTATTTGCATCAGCTAATCTAATGATAGCGCCGCAATCCGCGCATGCTGCAAGCAGCGATTCTGCAACTGCTGCAACCACTGCAACTGCATCCAAATCAGGGAAAGCAAATCTTATCATCTCTGCGGGGAAGCAATATCTAGGTGTCAAATATCAATTCGGCGCCCAGAAGGGCCGGACCACGACCTTTGACTGTTCGTCGTTTACACAATTTGTATATGGCAAGTATGGCATTAATCTCCCACGTTTATCTAAGGAGCAGTCGAAAGTCGGCACCTATGTGCCTCGAAATCAACTGCAGCCTGGGGACCTTGTCTTTTTCTATTCACCGATTCATCATGTCGGTATTTATATAGGCAATGGTAAAATCCTTCACACGTATGGAAGTCCTGGCGTAACAATTTCGGATATGAATTCCGGTTGGTGGAAAGATAATTATAAAACCGCTCGACGTGTTATTAACTAA
- a CDS encoding response regulator transcription factor has translation MNRKVLLIEDESLIREIVADYFMREQWIVYEAENGLKALEMLDNLNVDLVILDILMPELDGWSVCKRIRANSAMPIIILTAKSDDDDKMLGFELGADDYVTKPFSPKVLVARAVSLMKRVEGTVGKEEHLLNYGRISINRRSHHVEVEGQNIELTPKEYELLLYLTRNEGIVLARETILDHVWGFDYFGDLRVVDTHIKKLRGKLGNEARHIRTIIRTGYKFEEEQ, from the coding sequence ATGAATCGCAAAGTTTTGCTCATTGAAGATGAAAGCTTGATCCGTGAAATCGTGGCCGATTATTTCATGCGGGAGCAGTGGATCGTCTATGAGGCAGAGAATGGCTTGAAAGCCTTGGAAATGCTGGATAATCTGAATGTGGACCTCGTTATTTTGGATATTCTTATGCCTGAGTTGGATGGATGGAGTGTATGCAAGCGGATACGCGCGAACTCGGCGATGCCGATTATCATTCTAACCGCGAAATCCGATGATGATGATAAGATGCTTGGTTTTGAGCTGGGGGCTGATGATTACGTAACTAAGCCGTTCAGCCCCAAGGTGCTGGTCGCCCGAGCAGTCAGCCTGATGAAGCGTGTAGAGGGGACCGTGGGGAAAGAAGAACATCTTCTGAACTACGGCCGAATTTCGATTAATCGAAGATCCCATCATGTAGAGGTGGAAGGGCAGAACATTGAGCTGACGCCCAAAGAGTATGAGCTGCTGCTGTATTTGACGAGAAACGAGGGCATTGTGCTTGCACGGGAAACGATTCTTGATCATGTATGGGGATTCGATTATTTCGGTGATCTGCGCGTCGTCGATACGCATATCAAAAAGCTGCGAGGGAAGCTGGGGAATGAGGCCCGCCATATCCGCACCATCATCCGTACTGGATATAAATTCGAGGAGGAGCAATGA
- a CDS encoding helix-turn-helix transcriptional regulator, whose amino-acid sequence MKEEWEAIRGKIRNLEKNASSSLAYRSALLGILRESLPFDGACFTTVDPQTLLCTGAVTEEGIEAIHHLLFEYEYLHEDINAYSQLVLAADPVATLSGATQGQLERSTRYRNVLLPAGYKDELRAALMYQGACWGFLTLFRYHDRPLFSENERGCIASLVPTIAFHLRQRSLGLPSEETIQMKEESGLVILSDHLAMLSSNTVGDRWMAHLRQWEGIDNETLPRPIRAVSFRALSGVVDAEERDFTAKVRIRTPEGPYLSIQASILRHTSSSVQIAIWFEQAKPSDTLPLIAEAYGLSEREKQILDQILRGSSTKELAHALHISTYTVQDHLKSIFLKTGVTSRRELIWLLFSRFSLR is encoded by the coding sequence ATGAAAGAAGAATGGGAAGCTATCCGAGGGAAGATACGGAATCTGGAGAAAAACGCGAGCAGTTCGCTGGCATACAGATCAGCATTACTTGGTATTTTGCGCGAGTCTCTCCCCTTTGACGGTGCCTGTTTCACCACCGTTGATCCGCAGACCCTTCTATGCACAGGAGCTGTTACAGAGGAGGGCATTGAAGCGATTCATCACCTTCTGTTCGAATATGAATACTTGCATGAGGACATTAATGCCTACAGTCAGCTGGTACTGGCTGCTGACCCTGTAGCTACGTTGAGCGGCGCGACGCAGGGGCAATTAGAGCGAAGCACCCGCTACAGAAATGTGCTGCTCCCTGCCGGATACAAAGATGAATTGCGGGCAGCGCTCATGTACCAAGGGGCTTGTTGGGGGTTTTTGACGTTATTTCGCTATCACGATCGTCCGCTGTTTAGTGAGAACGAGCGTGGATGCATCGCTTCCCTTGTCCCTACAATCGCTTTCCATCTACGTCAACGAAGCCTGGGGCTTCCCTCTGAGGAAACCATCCAAATGAAAGAAGAATCGGGGCTTGTGATTCTATCCGACCATCTTGCTATGCTGTCTTCCAATACAGTTGGGGACCGCTGGATGGCACATCTACGGCAATGGGAGGGCATTGATAACGAGACGCTGCCCAGGCCCATCCGTGCTGTTAGCTTCCGAGCCTTATCTGGCGTTGTCGATGCAGAAGAGCGGGATTTCACAGCCAAGGTGCGCATAAGAACGCCAGAGGGTCCTTACCTGAGCATTCAAGCCAGCATCCTCCGTCATACGTCCTCGTCCGTCCAAATCGCCATTTGGTTCGAGCAGGCCAAGCCCTCCGATACATTACCGCTCATCGCGGAAGCCTATGGGCTATCCGAACGCGAAAAGCAGATCCTTGACCAGATTCTGCGCGGGTCTTCTACCAAAGAGCTGGCGCATGCCCTCCATATTTCCACCTACACGGTGCAGGATCACCTCAAATCTATTTTCCTTAAAACAGGCGTAACAAGCCGCAGAGAGCTCATTTGGCTTTTATTTTCCCGATTTAGCCTGCGTTAA
- a CDS encoding sensor histidine kinase, translating to MRRRSVTMKLFVTTAFFFMFFYAIVLLGQLNLFESFYQHQKTATLEKKLQAFSELYEKKRWDDARLSREIGLFISQNKAQLAILGPEGNMKHDNLFRIVIREDNGNQVRVSLSFMLNSVSRKLLEANFKLGDHIEAEGVFEDTKSKDLLYPVVIQKSGSKAINIQEADSNETLEKVSGVITEVLLPSSNQWNSRQGILYIALDEWFPLSEERKGILQAGDSIIEEWTDRVSETRSVVMIRPVMRDGKLSEVIFVLASLQQISEAYDALRVFYAYMGIGGILLIVLLSLVFTKLVSKPLIKLNQVALRMVKLDFSVKSHIRRNDEIGSLSSSLNSLSEKLDNTLKELYDANEQLQLDMAHKLRMEQRQKEFISDISHELKTPLSIVKGYVEGIRDGIGENKRERYLEVILGETDKMEELIKDMLELAKLESQSIKLRKSSFLLSQQLEDIVDKLSNHLNEKQLKVAAVIIGEHAVHADQVKMEQMLVNLLMNAIRHATVGSEIAVRIESESEHMRMEIENEGEAIPEDQLETIWERFYRVEKSRNRKTGGTGLGLAIVKQILDLHESRYGVENTKQGVKFYFYL from the coding sequence ATGAGACGACGCAGTGTTACTATGAAGCTGTTTGTAACGACAGCCTTCTTTTTTATGTTCTTCTATGCCATCGTTTTGCTGGGTCAGCTCAATTTATTTGAAAGCTTTTATCAGCATCAGAAAACAGCCACACTAGAAAAAAAACTTCAAGCGTTCAGTGAATTATATGAGAAAAAGCGTTGGGACGACGCCCGCCTCTCCCGAGAAATTGGCTTGTTCATCAGCCAGAATAAAGCTCAGCTTGCGATTCTCGGGCCAGAAGGCAATATGAAACATGACAATTTGTTTCGCATTGTGATTAGGGAGGATAACGGCAATCAGGTTCGAGTGTCCCTTTCCTTCATGCTTAATTCCGTTTCAAGAAAGTTATTGGAAGCGAATTTTAAGCTAGGAGATCACATTGAGGCGGAGGGGGTTTTTGAGGATACGAAGTCGAAGGATCTTCTCTATCCGGTCGTCATTCAGAAGAGTGGTTCCAAGGCAATAAACATTCAAGAAGCGGATAGTAATGAGACTTTGGAAAAGGTTTCCGGTGTTATTACAGAAGTGCTGCTGCCTTCTTCCAACCAGTGGAATTCAAGGCAAGGCATTTTGTATATTGCGCTGGATGAGTGGTTCCCCTTATCGGAAGAGCGTAAAGGCATCTTGCAGGCTGGGGACAGCATCATCGAGGAGTGGACAGATCGAGTAAGCGAGACTCGAAGCGTTGTTATGATCCGGCCCGTTATGCGCGATGGGAAGTTAAGTGAGGTGATCTTCGTCCTTGCCTCCCTTCAGCAAATCAGTGAAGCTTATGATGCTTTGCGCGTGTTCTATGCCTATATGGGGATCGGCGGTATTCTCCTCATCGTGCTGCTCTCGCTCGTCTTCACCAAATTAGTGTCTAAACCGCTAATTAAGCTGAATCAAGTGGCACTGCGGATGGTCAAGCTTGATTTCTCGGTGAAATCGCACATCCGAAGAAACGACGAGATTGGGAGTTTATCCAGCAGCTTGAACAGCTTGTCTGAGAAACTGGACAATACTTTGAAGGAGCTGTATGACGCCAATGAGCAGCTGCAGTTGGATATGGCACACAAATTGCGGATGGAGCAGCGGCAAAAAGAGTTTATTTCCGACATCTCCCATGAATTAAAAACGCCGCTGAGCATTGTGAAGGGGTATGTGGAGGGCATCCGGGATGGGATCGGTGAGAACAAGCGAGAGCGGTATCTCGAAGTGATATTGGGTGAGACAGATAAGATGGAAGAGCTCATCAAAGACATGCTGGAACTGGCCAAACTAGAATCGCAATCGATCAAACTGAGAAAAAGTTCATTTCTGCTGAGCCAACAGCTCGAGGATATCGTCGACAAACTCTCGAACCACCTGAATGAAAAGCAGTTGAAGGTGGCTGCTGTTATTATAGGTGAACATGCTGTTCATGCGGATCAGGTGAAAATGGAGCAGATGCTGGTCAATCTGTTGATGAATGCGATTCGACATGCGACAGTCGGCAGTGAAATTGCCGTTCGCATCGAAAGTGAAAGCGAGCATATGCGGATGGAGATTGAGAACGAAGGCGAAGCCATTCCTGAAGATCAGCTGGAGACGATATGGGAGCGGTTCTATCGGGTTGAGAAATCAAGAAACCGCAAAACCGGAGGTACTGGATTAGGGCTAGCCATCGTCAAGCAAATTCTGGATCTCCATGAAAGCCGATACGGGGTGGAGAATACGAAACAAGGCGTTAAGTTTTACTTTTATTTGTGA
- a CDS encoding AI-2E family transporter yields the protein MNFLAIMQKSSVQRFAVLALFCLVLFFIRSMLNLVLLTFLLTFLMNRLHQYSKRWIEKVVPVNSKLLLALIYAALLAVVIFAGAKFFPALVNQIVQLFELVKKLYEDPQNEAVGYLTVWLDSLDFPSMVKPGFDFMIKIGNLGFQAFLALMLSLFLLLGKENVIRFTAQFHTSKLGWFSKEVAFFGNKLVQTFGKVIEAQLLIALINCLLTTFALWIMGFPNLIGLALLIFVCGLIPVAGVFLSLLPLSMIAFSLGGFTYFIYLLIAVTVIHAVEAYVLNPRLMASKTHLPVFYTFMILLFSEHFFGIWGLIVGIPTFVFLLDVLEVNREGPLLPKPNIE from the coding sequence ATGAATTTCTTGGCTATTATGCAGAAAAGCAGTGTCCAACGCTTTGCCGTATTAGCATTGTTTTGCCTTGTGCTATTTTTTATTCGCAGCATGCTGAACCTTGTTCTATTAACCTTCCTGCTGACGTTTCTGATGAATCGGCTGCATCAATATAGCAAACGATGGATCGAAAAGGTGGTTCCTGTCAACTCCAAACTGCTGCTTGCTCTCATCTATGCGGCCCTGCTGGCAGTCGTGATCTTCGCAGGAGCTAAATTCTTTCCCGCCCTGGTCAACCAAATCGTCCAACTGTTCGAGCTTGTCAAAAAGCTCTATGAAGATCCTCAGAATGAAGCCGTTGGCTATTTGACCGTATGGCTGGACAGTCTCGACTTTCCCAGCATGGTGAAACCTGGGTTTGATTTTATGATCAAAATCGGAAATTTGGGATTTCAAGCCTTTCTAGCTTTGATGCTAAGCCTTTTTCTGCTTTTGGGCAAAGAGAACGTGATTCGCTTCACGGCCCAATTCCATACCAGCAAGCTGGGCTGGTTCTCCAAAGAGGTCGCATTTTTCGGTAATAAGCTCGTCCAGACGTTCGGGAAAGTGATCGAAGCCCAACTGCTGATCGCTCTGATCAACTGTCTGCTGACCACTTTTGCCCTGTGGATTATGGGCTTTCCTAATCTGATCGGGCTCGCCCTGCTCATCTTCGTCTGTGGGCTCATACCTGTGGCTGGCGTGTTCCTATCGCTCCTTCCACTAAGTATGATTGCGTTCAGTTTGGGCGGTTTCACTTACTTCATCTATCTACTTATCGCGGTCACGGTAATTCACGCCGTAGAGGCCTACGTGCTCAATCCACGGCTAATGGCGTCCAAAACGCATTTGCCTGTCTTTTACACCTTCATGATTCTGCTCTTTTCCGAGCATTTCTTCGGGATATGGGGATTGATCGTCGGCATTCCAACCTTCGTTTTTTTACTTGATGTTCTGGAAGTCAATCGGGAAGGCCCCCTTCTTCCGAAGCCTAACATTGAATGA
- a CDS encoding YheC/YheD family protein: MSTNRASTVGSKWVKTKVLLRNKELRKFVPETRIYTQANLHSMLNRYKMVYIKPMNGSFGQGVIRVEKRDKYVFQSGKVIKTFQTFLNLFSSLNKSKLNRTYLVQQGIHLLTHQNRIFDTRIMVQKNPKKTWEATGWIGRVAHPHKIVTNFHNNGKPLPLDLLLNPYLKNKKKEAYIQSLRLLGYQIAKHYQRYYPGFKEIGVDIGIDKKLKPWVLEVNTAPDPFIFNQLADKKMFFKVLRYTRANGRFLPIKRK; the protein is encoded by the coding sequence ATGTCAACGAATCGAGCAAGTACCGTGGGAAGCAAATGGGTGAAAACAAAGGTGCTTTTACGCAATAAAGAGCTTCGCAAATTTGTTCCTGAGACAAGGATCTACACGCAAGCGAATCTCCACTCGATGCTAAATAGATACAAAATGGTTTATATCAAACCAATGAATGGATCATTTGGACAGGGCGTTATTCGTGTAGAAAAGAGAGATAAGTACGTCTTTCAATCTGGTAAAGTCATTAAAACTTTTCAAACATTTCTTAACTTATTCAGTTCGCTTAACAAATCCAAGTTAAACAGAACTTATTTAGTACAACAAGGAATCCATCTCTTGACCCATCAGAACCGAATTTTTGATACGCGGATCATGGTTCAGAAGAATCCTAAGAAAACTTGGGAAGCTACGGGATGGATAGGCCGTGTTGCCCATCCTCACAAAATAGTCACTAATTTTCATAACAACGGCAAACCTTTGCCACTCGACTTATTACTTAATCCCTACCTGAAGAATAAGAAGAAAGAGGCTTATATCCAAAGCTTGAGACTGCTAGGATACCAGATTGCAAAGCATTATCAAAGGTATTATCCGGGTTTCAAAGAAATTGGGGTTGATATCGGGATTGATAAAAAACTCAAGCCTTGGGTACTCGAAGTTAATACAGCACCAGACCCGTTTATCTTCAACCAATTAGCAGATAAGAAAATGTTCTTCAAAGTTCTGCGTTACACCCGGGCAAATGGTCGATTCTTACCCATTAAACGCAAGTAA
- a CDS encoding CDP-alcohol phosphatidyltransferase family protein, whose amino-acid sequence MRVLKIPTLLTMIILGAGIMSLLFSFHNKPVQAVLCIMLAAVLAGVDGYIVNKLQLADEFGKEFRSLADLISFGAAPALSAYLVILHKMPVSGLLLASFFIICGALRLARFNIATCVHHYHTGLPIPAASCILALFPLCFPPHKSATVLLVIVLCLLMVSRIKIPKMTKPSLVHTKSY is encoded by the coding sequence ATGCGGGTTCTTAAGATTCCAACTTTGCTTACGATGATTATTCTCGGTGCGGGGATAATGTCCCTGCTTTTTTCCTTTCACAACAAGCCCGTCCAAGCGGTATTATGCATCATGCTAGCGGCTGTGCTGGCTGGCGTTGACGGTTATATCGTGAATAAGCTGCAACTGGCTGACGAGTTCGGCAAAGAGTTCCGTTCGCTGGCAGATCTCATTTCTTTCGGCGCCGCTCCAGCTTTGAGTGCTTATCTAGTCATTTTACACAAAATGCCCGTTTCCGGGCTCTTGCTGGCTTCTTTCTTCATTATTTGCGGAGCTCTGCGCTTGGCTCGATTCAATATTGCAACTTGCGTGCACCACTATCATACAGGGTTGCCCATCCCTGCCGCCAGCTGTATCCTAGCCTTGTTTCCGCTTTGTTTTCCCCCTCACAAGAGTGCGACGGTACTGCTCGTCATCGTGCTGTGCCTCCTGATGGTCAGTCGAATCAAGATTCCCAAGATGACCAAACCAAGTCTCGTCCACACCAAAAGCTATTAA